Within Topomyia yanbarensis strain Yona2022 chromosome 2, ASM3024719v1, whole genome shotgun sequence, the genomic segment GTGAGTAAGTTCAAACgtgtaaaaaataataaaattagtttATTCAGACTTCCCCATAaggaagaattttttaatatacTAGTCGTTTAGCTCGCAATCCAAAAGTAAAGTAAAGTAACCAGTGCTTCCTTGCCTACTTCCCGAGATTCCCTCGAGACCAGCCATTTGTTTAAGCGTTCAAGCAAGATGAGTGACCCCATGGATTTTGTATCCAAGACAATTCAGTTACTGAtcagatgaattcgaaacgaaAAATCCAACTTTATTGAATTAAGGTAGGTATTGTGCCCTCCTCATTTAAATTTGATTAAACTATGTTTTTACTTCTGTACTtcactttttttcttctttactTCCTTACCCATTTACTTGTTAACATTTTTACACAAATAAATCACAGCTCAATTATTACAGGTTTTGACCAAAATGGTATTCTATTTGGTACCAATGTGGATCGTTTCGGACACGAAGTTAGATTGAAGAATTATGTATCCAGTGCTTTATATAGGCGACGGACAGGAggtaaaaaatgaacaaaatttattaaattagtATTCGAATAACTAATTACTCCCTCCTTCTTTATGTTCCGCATGGCTCGAGGATTCGAACCGACAGCTACTGTTTCGGGATTGTAGAGCAATCAGGGAAAAAATCGACGACTTCCAATACTTTTTAttgcaggattttttttttctcgtgtTCCAAGAACGTAACACAGAAACACCATTTCATgcagacaaaaaaaaacaaattatgatATTACTTTCTTCGTGACATTGGAACAATCTTTCCATCGGCTTCCTTGGACATAGCCTTTGACTAATGTGCCATCGAATAAAACCATTTTAATGCTAATGACGTTTAATCGATTAGAAGGATGACCTTATATGTGCCGTAGCTGTATCCTCAACCTATTCAAAGGTCTTGTTCCGAAACAATCAGTTGCAGCAGCGGCGGCGCGGCGTTGTTGGCTGCAATTGTCCAAAGGCGAGCGACCATTCGAATTAACCAGCAACCATATACCagacaacagcagcagcagcagcagtagtagTAGCGGATGTCGCATTCGTTATCTTATAAAGATGTTCCGTACGTTTTCTGCACCGAGACCGACTTTAGCAAGTACCTTTTATTATTACTGCGCCAGAGCGCAACTTTACATTGCCCCCAGGGGCTTCCGACTGCCCTCTCTGAATGGATAATACCCATACCAACTGCTTATTTCCCTCCCTCTACTACCGGATGGATGGGCGAACTTTCACAGCCTCGCAAGCATTGTGCTACCCATGCGGAGAATCCAACTGAACATCTTTTGTCTTTGACTGCTGTTTCCTCCCTCGCTATTTATCCCAATCTCACGCTGGCTACCAGCGTGCAAGTGGCCGTTAGTGCGATGGATAGGGgaaaggaaaaatgtacaatggagaaaaaataataagtaaTTGTAACAAATAAGAATGTATATAGACGTACAAGTGAACCTgcacataaataaaaataataatataaatATATGTGATAAGCCACAATAATAAAGCAGTAATGTGTATGAAAGCCGAGTTCGAAGAATGGCGAAAGATGAGAAAGAAAGATGTGGAAAAAAAGCTTGaataataagaaaatatttCGCCTGCAGCAATTGGGAAACAGAAAACGGTTCTCAGGCAAAATGGTTGCGGAAAGAAAAAacgaaacattttcaaaagcaacATAACTTTTCAATAAGTGAAgggttgtgttgtaataatttatttccgaaaaaaaataacaaactttTCCCCAACCATCGACATGTAAAGGGTAAAGTGACCACAAAGTCGTAATAAGAATACTTTGGAATCGGAACATGACCCAAACAAAGTTTTCGGAATCAAATGCCAATCGTAAGAGGTTGACCGGGTGAAATATCGGGTGGATTGGAGTGGGATCCCCACAGATGCGCCAATGAAGGCCGGCCGATAGCATGGCAAGCAATGAAAGAAGGGACAGAAACAGAGCACAGaggaaagaataaaaaaaaggcTCATATTCGTGGTACAACAACAGCATAAGCAGCCAGGATCATCGGCGGCTCCGTCTCGGAGGAGCCACTGAATCAGGCAAACAGAAACGGCATGCCAGTATGGACATGCGAAAAATTCACGACCATTTACAACGAGAGCAAAGTGGAAGACGGTAGCGACAACGCCAATGCAAAtattataacaaaacaaatcgCTGATATTTACAAACGAAGACCAATTGAGCAGCTTTCCCCGCCCGATTTGCGAACGGGCGAGGGCTTTAGTGACTTTATCGGGAAGGATAGGTTGTTTTAACGCGACCCAAGTTGAATATTGGAAGCGAGAAATTGTCCATGGTCACCATGGTGTTTGGAATGGTTCcgaaaaaatcataattttaTATTACATCATAAAtcaataattattataattatgaTTCTCAAGACATTTATGTAAAGTCAAGATGTAATTTGAGGGGAAACTACGGAAGAACCAAAAAGAGTTGGAAATAAAGTTGCTGGGACGGAAAACTAGATTTACGAGAATGATCAATTTTCAACGTTGCACTTTGCAACGTTGACTTGCATTCCGTTTAGATCACACCATTGTAATCTTGTTGAAGAGCACAGTAATCGAGCGGATTTTTGATGATACGGAAAAGCATCAAATCGTCTGCGTATGGTAATTCACTAGAGCCAATCGTGTTACAAATGTTAACGAATAATATGAATATCAAGGGTCCATGATGGCTTCCTTGAGGGACACCAGATGGAATCTCGAACAGGCTGGAGTGAAAGGTATCTACTTTTACAAAAGCTGATCGATCGACCTGATAAGAGTGTGTCCATTCAGAATCCAAAGCCTATACTGCCTATCCACCTGAAAGTGTTtttctaacttttttctcaattcAGCAACAAACATCATTACGTTGGAGGTTTTCGAAAGGTTTTTTCACAAACCACGCTGATAGTCGGAAATAATCGGACGAACGGCACTGTACAGTACCTCATGCACCATTTTCTCGAAAACCTTTGGTATGTAGCTTAAAATTAGGATCGGGAGATAACTCTCAACATTGTGGATACATACTTGTAAACTGGCGTGATAGAAACCAATTTCCACGCTGTAGAAAAACAACCGGAAACATGAGACTGGTTGAAGATTATTACAATCGGAGCGGTCAATGCAGCTGCATATTTCCTATCAAACGACGGAGGCAAACACGAGCTTTTGACGGATCAATTGACAATAGCGCCTTTGGGACACCCTAAAGAGTGAAGTTCAACCGAGACAGGTGAACATTACGAGTGGCTATtccattaaattgaaaaaatcagcgaagaaTTCAACGGTTTGCTTAACCGTAGAAGCGTCCTTTGGAATACGATAACAGTGCTTTCGTTTTTGACGTATGACCAAAAAACCGTAGGATCCTGTTTAACATTAGTCTGAACACGGGTAATATAGTCACGAAAAGTAACTTTCCGTTTCGACAGATGAAGTTGTTTGAGACTTTGCAGCAATCGTAGACCTGCATTCGAAAATCGCTTCCTGAGATTGTTGTGGAGTCTACGAAGTATTGGATTCCACCATGGTTGTTTAAGGACATTATGCACGCAAGCCACGacatagctcctacgccacacatacccctctcccctgcctaactaTGTATCTGACacgagcaaaaataaaaatacgtttttgtaCACACTAACCTGGCCGATGTGCCACGAAACTGTTACTCGAGGAAGCTAGatcattttcctatacaatcaatgccatctgtagctcttattttgtgcgaaaatattaCCCCTCTTCACATGgggtttttcttcttctcattgttattgcactttttcaaattcaCTTTAATCGCACACCACTGCAATaaacacccgcgaaactttaatcgtttactaacaaaacttcaaattttctaccACTGTGCAGATtaccgaaggaaaatgtccgaaaactctcatttgagcgtttgaattttcacttcgtattacattttttctcaatgtaaacaagtgagtcggtgcctagcaacaagcgtgcgttcctgatttccacatatcttcaccttaacgaCGGATCCTTACCATTGGTACAATCTCGTGTATAATAATAGTGtagaaattttcgtaaaatcgaGTAGCTGCGATATTGACAGACCAGTCGGAGAGAAGCGACAACCAAATTGTACTTCCAATAGATATGCTAAGAGCTTTAAATCGATTGAAATCATGATAGAAGACGTATTCTGTGCGGTGTGTGTGTCCGAGTGTCATATTTCAAAACAAAAGCTCTGGAATGAATGTCAATTCTTAAAATATAAGAAGGTCGTTTGAAATGTTCAACACGATCGGTATCACTGACGAACACCAAGTCAAGTAACCTTCCGTTGGAATTGTGAAGATTGAATATCTGAAGGCCGGAACAAATCGATTTTGTGATTGTCAATTCCTAATTGTCGGGGTCAGGAAAGATTCGGTAAATTGTAATCGATTATGCGATTATGTTATTGGCGACTCCAGATAAAGTCTACAACTGTTGAACACAAGCGGCATGCCCAAAAACACTTCCCTATAGACATCCGTGAAGTAAGTAAACAATTCACCTATCGCTTGTTCTTTATTCAGTACACAAACACGTTAGCTCTAACTACCGTGTGAAATGGTGATCACTAatatttgaaaggggatggtcagcaaaagacgaaaattgatgattcaCGCCATTTTGTAAGCCAAAAGGGCGGTTTCCAGCTACCACAAATCAGTACAAAGTATTAATATGGATATCATTCGAAAGGAGGTGGTCAATAGACGAAAAAAATGATATTTGACGCCATTTGCTAAATCAAGGTGACTGCCTCCTAACTTACAAGCCTCcttagagccttgttgtctcttgctgtatgcagaagccgtctccactccactcggtctattgctgcttgtcgccagcctagCAGTCTTTGAAGGGTCCGccggtcgtcctctatctggtcgatccaccgtgctcgctgtgcacctcgtcttcttgttcctgtagggtcgccaacaagaaccatcttcaccgggttgtcgtccgacattcttacgacgtgttcagccaaccgcaaacgtcctatttttgcggtatgcgcgatgggtggttcttccagcagctgatgcctcacgttccgtcttccatatGCACGCCACCACAgatggtcctccacgagcatagtccaggtctcgtggccgtaaaGGACCACCGGTCCAATCAGCgtcgtcttgtagataatcaacttcgtgcgacggcgaattttgttcgaccggagcatCCTCCGGAGGCCAAAGTAGGTatgatttcccgccaagatccgtctctgaattcctctgctggtatcattgttggcggttaccagtgagcccaaatacacgaattcgtcgaccatctcaatttcgtcaccgtcaatccgaactcgggatgggaggttcacattgtcgtctctagaacctcttcctctcatgtattttgtcttcgaaacgttgatggcaagtccaatcctgctagcttcagctttcagtctgatgtacgtttccgacatcacCTCAAAGTTCCGTGTCATTCtatcaatgtcgtcggcgaagccaagaagcaggACGGACAgtcttcctgaagatcgtgccactcgtgtctatcctcGCTCTcattattacaccttctaacgcaacgttgaacagcaggcacgatagaccacCGAGGTGACGGcctccggttaccacaaaacagtgaaaaacaCCATCAATAATGGTGCCATTGTAAAACGGGTAgacagcaaaagccggaaattggttatttaagccattttgaaaacccaaATGGTGGCTTGCGTTTCCAAAGGAACAATGATACAATGGTCAGAGGAAgacggaaactgatgattgacgccattttgaaaatattttccggtTTCCACAGAGTAGTGAAAACGATCATCAGTATGGAAGTCATTTGCGAGTGGATGGTCAGCAGATACGGATGTTGACTGATACCATTTTGGAAAGCATGATGGCGGTAtcacaaaatattcaaaatcatcatcaatatgggttttatttagaaatgaacggtcacccaagtagaatttttttttatttcagcaGCTTTTTATTCTAGCCCATGTTCACATGGGCTGTCAATCGCAACTCAAAACTAACGGCAGGGCTTTATTATAAtcataattttaattttgttcataatattgatttcatttattttttccattatgttcATCATTATGTCTGATACTTTTTATTGATTGATGTTAATACTGCATGGTTTTTTGATTTTATTAGTAACGAGCAGCATAGCAAAAGAATTAAATTGAGTATTTCCTCATTGTTCATCTCATTGTACTATTTTCAGTACAGATGTTAGTTATGTCCactaaatgttttgtttattatatttttattctgaTCAGTGTCAACACACAGCAAAAGCAAGCCCCACTGCGGActaattgtgttgctattgacttttcaaaatttcacgtAAGATCAGCTATTCGggaattggaacattggaagtGCAGATGAAGCTCAATCCAGCAGGAGCAAACACCCTACAACTGCATCATATTTCCCAACCAAGTGCTAATTATATTTAAGGGCATTACCCAAACAGAGTCATTCATTTCGCAGAACAATATGCAGCACAGCGCGCAATGTTGAAATCAGCAAGGGGGAAGTAGATTCCGTCACAGCtaatacttggaggaacttttTCTCGGGTGTTTCAAACACTCATACGCACAGTGTTTGAAACACCCGAGAAAAAGACAACAGTGGTTCAAACCAACGTATTAAGGTATTTAATTaattggagtcaaaactgtccatattatcgattttacatattctacaatCTTTGTGTGTGAAAAAGCGCCATCGTGTGGCAAtatagtttaaaaaatatgattaAAGTAGGCTATgaaaaattaactttcgaaCCGAGATAACGAagtgaatatttttataatttttgaagaagaccttttgattttttgggttaataatgttAGAATGAATTTTTTATCATTACAAAATACGCAGCATTCCTGGAGAGATACAATAGCTGTGAATACTTTGCAAAGAAttatggctgattttgattttaacaGCATTTTTGGTAACGTATACCCGTTGTATGGCATCACGTCCAACGGTATAGGCTGTGttttcgattggattcgttttttgacagtaaaacccgaatccaatcgattcaaaatggagtctccgcagttcccTTTCTACAGCTTGTGACCACTGTTCAGACAATATAGTAACTGCATAACCGAAAAAATGTGCACAGCATCTCCAAATTAAAAGCCAACCAGCAAGATGCAGATGCAGTAAGGGAACAAGCTAATATTTCCCCGTTGCGAGAAACGATCTCAATTCGCCATAGGAAGTTGCGAGCGCGAAATCGCAAAATCTGTGGAGCCTGTCACGTATAAACGGTGTTTCGATCGAAAATTGGTCAACTTCAACTTCAGCACTTTTTTTTCATTGTGCATTAAAAAACCTGCACACCCTTCACTTTAAAGATATATGTGTGGGGCATCATGCTTAATGTTTGATTTTGATATTTGCTCTTCAGTTATACATGAAAAGTAGCAACATTTTGCTCGCGCATCGCGAAAATCCGAACTATTCGCACGCCAAGTTGGAAAAATTGTTGAATATTGCCAAACCAACTGTCACCAATTTTATTAAGTGTTCGAAAAACATTTATCGCCAGTCAGGAAGACTGAATCAGGGGGAAATCGAAAGCCAGAGGCTACAAAAACTACGAAAAGAGAGCTGTTTCCAGCGGAATCCCAACCTCTCCATCAGAAATATCGTAAGCAAACTGAGAATGTCGTCTACAACCGTATATCGAACTACAAAACGAATCGAACTGTCAACTTACAAGAAGGTGGtgactccaaatcgtgacgataaTCATTACAAGAGAACGACGAAACCTACGTCAAGGAAAACTTTAAACAGTTTCCTGGGCAGGAATATTATACGTTGACTAGAAAAGTAAAGGTGGCAGAGAGTTTCACACACATTAAGCTGTCGAAGTTCGAAAAGAAATATCTCgtgtggcaggccatctgtCACTATTGCTTGAATTTTCAAGATTACACTATTGCTTGAATTTTCAAGATTACCGGAACCATCAACAGGTGTCGAGGTTGTAGGGCGCAGGAAAAGACCGTTTTGATAGCGAACTTTTTAATAGGCTTCAActaaaatttaatttgaaattagtGAAAGTTTTGGTACCTTAATTAACACTTACAATTTGGTGGGCTGTTCCTTCCTTGCGCCCTATTTAGCTGTAGCGATTTACAGCTTGAGATTTTCCTGTCTAACAAgtttataataatataatataatatattaatattataatattttcTTCTCTTTTCAGGTTAACTCACCTCTTTTTTACAGGTACTCCACGACTTCCTTCTCTACTCTCCTATCTTTCACCTTTTCTAATTTAATTGATCTTTACTAATCTTACTATACTTCTCTATCAATGCTTCAATTTTCACCATCAACTTTATTTGCTGCCGTTCGCGCTGAGCTTCAGTAAGGAAAAGGAACTGCCAGAAGCAATGTGGTCTGGTCGCTGACAGTTTGATGACGTTATTCGACTGATGTCAAATGACGACTGTCACCCATTGACGCGACGCTTAACTGTTGCTGCTTTGCTTTGACGCTGACGCGTTGCCTTTGCCAGGCAGTGTTGCTAGCTCGACGGTTTCTGCGTTGACAGTCTCCCCCGGGTGTAGTCCGGAGTCTGCCGGAGCTCCACTCCTCTTGACGTCGAGCAAGGCCAACCGCGACACCGGTCGAACACAGATCTTGTCGCCTATCTTCACGACCGCTCGTCGATGTCTGCCGTCCGCATGCTGCTTCAGGCAAACTATTCGCCCTCGCTCCCAGCCACTCCGTCTCGTCGGCTCCGCGACCATCACCAGGTCGCCTGGTTTCAATGATGGTGTCTCGCTGAACCATTTCGGTTGCCGGCGGATCACCGGCAGATATTCCACCAACCAGCGCCCCCAGAATACATTTAGCTGATGCTGGATCTGCTCCCAGGAATCCCCCAGGATTCGACACCGAACTGATTCGCTGAACTGTTTCGGTCCTTCATCTTCGTAGTTCATTTGCTTCATCCCATTCGAACTTAACAACAGGAAGTGGTTCGGGGTGAGGGCCTCGGTCTCCTCGCTCTCCAATGGCAGATACGTCAGAGGCCTTGAGTTTACGACACTTTCAGCCTCCACGACCAACGTCTGCAACCCCTCGTCGTCAAGCTTCCCCTCGGAATACGCTTCTTTCATTGCAGCTTTAACGGACTGTACTAGGCGTTCCCACGCTCCGCCCATGTGTGGCGCTCCTGGTGGTATGAAGTTCCACTTCGTGTTTGCACTGGTAAACGTTGCGGACAGCCCCTGGCTTATCTGGTGCTGCAGTACTCGATCGGCTCCTTGGAAATTCGTTCCGTTGTCGCTGAAAAACTCGGCAGGTGGCCCGCGCCGTCCAACGAATCGGCGGACGCACGAAATACAGGACTCCGTTGATAGTGTGTAGGCGATTTCTAGGTGTACGGCACGAATCGTTAGGCAGGTGAACAGTGCGACCCATCGCTTTACATTGGATCGTCCCAACTTCACCAGCAATGGTCCGAAATAATCCACCCCTGTGTAGGTGAAAGCTCGCTCGTGATGGGCTAAGCGGGCAGATGGCAGTGGTGCCATTGGAGGAATCATAGGTCTGGTTCGCCGTATTTTGCAGGACGGGCATTCTCTGCCCACTTTCTTGACCACCAATCGAAGCCTCGGGATAGCGTACAATTGTCGAACTTCGTTAACGACCGTTTCAGCATTGCCATGGCGAAAGTTGCGGTGGAATCGATGCACCAGAAGTTCCGTGACGCGATGCCTTCTCGGTAGAATCACGGGATGGCGCACGTTGTAGGCGACGTTCTTAACTGCCGCGATTCGACCCTGTTCACGTAGCAAACCCTTCTCGTCCAGCTTCGGCATCATTTGGTAGATGCAACTGTTTTTCCCGATGACTTCTTGACCGGTCTCATTGGGCGCTTTGTTTGACAGCGCTGCAACTTCGTCCGGGTATTGTTCACGTTGCACCAACTTGAAGATGACTTCTTCAGCAGCCTTCAGCTCCGACTGTTGCAGCTGTCCAC encodes:
- the LOC131686134 gene encoding uncharacterized protein LOC131686134, whose translation is MAPLPSARLAHHERAFTYTGVDYFGPLLVKLGRSNVKRWVALFTCLTIRAVHLEIAYTLSTESCISCVRRFVGRRGPPAEFFSDNGTNFQGADRVLQHQISQGLSATFTSANTKWNFIPPGAPHMGGAWERLVQSVKAAMKEAYSEGKLDDEGLQTLVVEAESVVNSRPLTYLPLESEETEALTPNHFLLLSSNGMKQMNYEDEGPKQFSESVRCRILGDSWEQIQHQLNVFWGRWLVEYLPVIRRQPKWFSETPSLKPGDLVMVAEPTRRSGWERGRIVCLKQHADGRHRRAVVKIGDKICVRPVSRLALLDVKRSGAPADSGLHPGETVNAETVELATLPGKGNASASKQSSNS